A portion of the Cryptomeria japonica chromosome 5, Sugi_1.0, whole genome shotgun sequence genome contains these proteins:
- the LOC131040750 gene encoding probable serine/threonine-protein kinase PBL28, which yields MRKSVRILLLLYLTTCVVSLIISWKLYSLHLVLRVYPLVTTILFIVSCVFLFLVFLRHYMNRSRVSHFQKLHFQIEEAKIKRISQPCLKFTRKELLEATGNFSDRKIIGKGQFGTVYRGILAKGQTVAIKRMEFSEDREYCLKHFLSELQILEGLRHRNLMRILGYFFDGQEMIIVSKFMANFSLDVLLHGPLDCRLDWKQRLNIAVGVAHGLAYLHHECMNTIVHCDLKPGNILVDEHLEAHIADFGVARIMTNNEKEHIK from the exons ATGAGGAAATCCGTGAGGATTTTATTACTTCTATATTTAACTACCTGCGTTGTTTCCCTAATTATATCATGGAAGCTTTACTCTCTGCATCTCGTTCTCCGAGTTTATCCCCTAGTTACCACTATCCTGTTCATAGTATCTTGTGTTTTTCTCTTCCTTGTCTTCCTGAGACACTATATGAACAGAAGCCGTGTCTCTCATTTCCAAAAGCTTCATTTTCAAATTGAGGAAGCCAAAATCAAAAGAATTTCCCAGCCATGCTTGAAATTCACGCGGAAAGAGTTGCTTGAAGCAACAGGGAATTTTAGCGACAGAAAAATAATTGGGAAAGGCCAATTTGGAACAGTTTACAGAGGAATCCTTGCCAAGGGCCAAACAGTAGCCATAAAAAGAATGGAATTTTCTGAGGATAGAGAGTATTGTCTAAAACATTTCTTGTCAGAGCTCCAGATTTTGGAGGGCCTTCGTCACAGAAATCTTATGAGAATATTGGGCTATTTTTTCGACGGCCAAGAAATGATAATAGTGTCCAAATTCATGGCTAATTTTAGCCTGGACGTTCTGTTGCACGGCCCATTGGATTGCAGACTGGATTGGAAGCAAAGATTGAATATAGCAGTTGGAGTCGCACATGGGTTGGCTTATCTTCACCATGAATGTATGAATACAATTGTGCACTGCGATCTGAAACCTGGAAATATACTTGTTGATGAACATTTGGAAGCCCATATTGCTGACTTTGGCGTAGCCAGGATTATGACCAATAATGAG AAAGAGCATATCAAATGA